One window of the Anaeromyxobacter dehalogenans 2CP-C genome contains the following:
- a CDS encoding two-component system sensor histidine kinase NtrB, whose protein sequence is MSGSGAEPGLHRKLVWLTFFRLVTVTVLLGGTALVGWQVGGEAGGYLAPLYGVVGATYAGSLVFAVALRRNTGLVAVAYVQIALDVAIATAVGALTGGVESVFVFMFSLAVVNGAILLYRRGAMAAAGMALLGYLVMLAATWRPGAVPVVTVFAHGTAFLVTAALASYLAEMLRSAGERLAEREGDLEAITALHESIVQSLTSGLVTVDRAERVTFLNAAAEQVTGIPMERALGQPVREVLPFQAGTGRDEIEWVNARGERLTLGYTMFPLVGRGGTGIGSAAIFQDLTRLRTMEQAFQRSERLADLGRVAAGLAHELRNPLASMAGSVELLRAQAAPDGDERRLLDIVLREASRLDELVTEFLRFARPAPLRPGSVELSGLLDDALRVFAHDPAAVGLLVARSLDPAPAACDPDQIRQVVWNLLRNAAQALGDGRGARIEVSCGVEDGGAWFAVGDDGPGIPAAELERIFLPFHTTKERGTGLGLAVVQRIVDAHGGRVEVRSTPGEGARFTVHLPGPAGVAQTG, encoded by the coding sequence ATGAGCGGGTCCGGGGCAGAGCCGGGGCTTCATCGAAAGCTCGTCTGGCTCACCTTCTTCCGCCTGGTGACCGTCACCGTGCTGCTCGGCGGCACGGCGCTGGTCGGCTGGCAGGTCGGTGGTGAGGCGGGTGGCTACCTCGCGCCGCTCTACGGCGTGGTCGGCGCGACGTACGCGGGCTCGCTGGTCTTCGCCGTCGCCCTGCGCCGCAACACCGGCCTGGTCGCGGTCGCGTACGTGCAGATCGCGCTCGACGTCGCGATCGCGACGGCGGTGGGGGCGCTCACCGGCGGCGTCGAGAGCGTGTTCGTCTTCATGTTCTCGCTGGCGGTCGTGAACGGCGCGATCCTGCTCTACCGCCGCGGCGCGATGGCCGCGGCCGGGATGGCGCTGCTCGGCTACCTGGTGATGCTCGCCGCCACCTGGCGGCCCGGGGCCGTGCCGGTCGTGACCGTTTTCGCGCACGGCACCGCGTTCCTGGTCACGGCTGCGCTGGCGTCGTACCTCGCCGAGATGCTCCGCAGCGCGGGCGAGCGCCTGGCCGAGCGGGAGGGCGATCTCGAGGCCATCACCGCGCTGCACGAGTCCATCGTGCAGTCGCTGACCAGCGGGCTCGTGACGGTGGATCGGGCCGAGCGCGTGACCTTCCTCAACGCCGCGGCGGAGCAGGTGACCGGGATCCCCATGGAGCGGGCGCTCGGGCAGCCGGTCCGGGAGGTGCTGCCGTTCCAGGCCGGGACCGGGCGCGACGAGATCGAGTGGGTGAACGCGCGCGGGGAGCGGCTCACGCTCGGGTACACCATGTTCCCGCTGGTGGGGCGCGGCGGCACCGGGATCGGGTCGGCCGCCATCTTCCAGGATCTCACGCGTCTCCGCACGATGGAGCAGGCCTTCCAGCGCAGCGAGCGGCTCGCGGACCTGGGCCGCGTGGCCGCGGGCCTGGCGCACGAGCTGCGCAACCCCCTGGCCTCCATGGCAGGCTCGGTGGAGCTGCTGCGCGCGCAGGCGGCGCCCGACGGAGACGAGCGGCGGCTCCTCGACATCGTGCTGCGCGAGGCGTCCCGGCTCGACGAGCTGGTGACGGAGTTCCTGCGCTTCGCGCGCCCGGCCCCGCTGCGACCGGGCTCCGTGGAGCTGTCCGGCCTCCTCGACGACGCGCTCCGGGTGTTCGCGCACGATCCCGCCGCCGTGGGGCTCCTCGTGGCGCGCTCGCTGGACCCGGCGCCGGCGGCCTGCGATCCCGATCAGATCCGCCAGGTGGTCTGGAACCTCCTGCGGAACGCCGCCCAGGCGCTGGGCGACGGGCGAGGCGCGCGCATCGAGGTCTCCTGCGGCGTCGAGGACGGCGGCGCCTGGTTCGCCGTCGGGGACGACGGTCCCGGGATCCCGGCGGCGGAGCTGGAGCGCATCTTCCTCCCGTTCCACACCACCAAGGAGCGCGGCACGGGGCTCGGGCTCGCGGTCGTGCAGCGAATCGTGGACGCGCACGGCGGCCGCGTCGAGGTCCGCTCGACGCCGGGCGAGGGCGCCCGGTTCACCGTCCACCTGCCCGGCCCCGCGGGCGTCGCGCAGACGGGGTAG
- a CDS encoding sigma-54-dependent transcriptional regulator: MAKILVVDDEQSMREFLEILLRKQGHEVVAAASLEGALACAADGDLDLVVSDLRLGAESGIQLLQAVKREAPGTEVIILTAFATTENAIQAMKLGAYDYVLKPFKVEELKLVVEKALERRGLVAENRVLRHTVGRRGGDGQDAELIGRSPAIEEVRALVEKLARTRTTVLISGESGTGKEVVARAIHARAGHRQPFVAINCGAIPEGLIESELFGHQKGSFTGATEAKAGLFEVAGAGTLFLDEVGELPPPVQVKLLRALQERKIRRVGGSADLGFSARIVAATNRDLAEEVRTGRFREDLYYRLNVIQLRMPALRERREDLPLFVEHFLARFAEEQGRTRPALSSEAERLLLAHDYPGNVRELANVVERALTLCEGGRILAGDLPPALRGASATASAAGAPALPETGMDLQAHLDAIERALLEQALERTGGVKTEAARVLSLTFRSLRYRLAKFGIAGR; this comes from the coding sequence ATGGCGAAGATCCTGGTGGTGGACGACGAGCAGTCGATGCGCGAGTTCCTCGAGATCCTGCTCCGCAAGCAGGGCCACGAGGTGGTCGCGGCCGCGAGCCTCGAGGGCGCGCTCGCGTGCGCCGCCGATGGCGATCTCGATCTCGTGGTGTCCGACCTGCGCCTGGGCGCGGAGAGCGGCATCCAGCTGCTCCAGGCGGTGAAGCGCGAGGCGCCCGGCACCGAGGTGATCATCCTCACCGCGTTCGCGACCACCGAGAACGCCATCCAGGCGATGAAGCTCGGCGCCTACGACTACGTGCTGAAGCCCTTCAAGGTGGAGGAGCTGAAGCTGGTGGTCGAGAAGGCGCTCGAGCGCCGGGGCCTGGTCGCCGAGAACCGGGTGCTGCGGCACACGGTGGGCCGGCGTGGCGGCGACGGGCAGGACGCCGAGCTCATCGGGCGGTCTCCCGCCATCGAGGAGGTCCGCGCCCTCGTGGAGAAGCTGGCGCGCACCCGGACCACGGTGCTCATCAGCGGCGAGAGCGGGACCGGCAAGGAGGTGGTGGCGCGCGCCATCCACGCCCGCGCCGGGCACCGGCAGCCGTTCGTCGCGATCAACTGCGGGGCGATCCCCGAGGGCCTGATCGAGAGCGAGCTGTTCGGCCACCAGAAGGGCAGCTTCACCGGCGCGACCGAGGCGAAGGCGGGGCTCTTCGAGGTCGCCGGGGCCGGGACGCTGTTCCTGGACGAGGTCGGCGAGCTGCCGCCGCCCGTGCAGGTGAAGCTCCTGCGCGCGCTGCAGGAGCGGAAGATCCGCCGGGTGGGCGGGAGCGCCGACCTGGGCTTCTCCGCGCGCATCGTCGCCGCCACCAACCGCGACCTGGCCGAGGAGGTCCGGACGGGCCGGTTCCGCGAGGACCTCTACTACCGGCTCAACGTCATCCAGCTCCGCATGCCCGCCCTGCGCGAGCGGCGCGAGGACCTGCCGCTGTTCGTCGAGCACTTCCTGGCGCGGTTCGCCGAGGAGCAGGGCCGGACGCGGCCGGCGCTGAGCTCCGAGGCGGAGCGGCTGCTCCTGGCGCACGACTACCCCGGGAACGTGCGGGAGCTCGCCAACGTGGTCGAGCGCGCGCTCACCCTCTGCGAAGGAGGCCGGATCCTCGCGGGGGACCTCCCGCCCGCCCTGCGCGGCGCGTCCGCGACCGCTTCGGCGGCGGGCGCCCCTGCGCTGCCCGAGACCGGGATGGACCTCCAGGCGCATCTCGACGCGATCGAGCGCGCCCTGCTGGAGCAGGCGCTGGAGCGCACCGGCGGCGTCAAGACCGAGGCCGCGCGCGTGCTCTCGCTCACCTTCCGCTCGCTGCGTTACCGCCTGGCCAAGTTCGGGATCGCCGGCCGCTGA
- a CDS encoding pilus assembly protein PilY: MRIRKPLAFVLRAAGLAAVMLLLTPGDTRSQTTCGDDAARNLMVSSLMDTWLNPPAGEDQQFITREDTTFPNIMFLLDTSGSMQRLPPDGPASLGGSSQACTADSQCPARYTCASGHCAPALPAGALVDDPASTTQQTAAFASARVVGCDDDPVFNATPNVGDNPMLASIPARRFYTPCGSAATVAIGSGYAGHASVVTGGVDYAREYINCPYYTSSNNQQTGGLGFDPDFYSQSPSGTETTANGKPAFFGRDLVFHDANYVPVVTGEWTYENNNLAFKTNFGNGWTDNAVFPARRTNNDPATIAEFCATQGTTLQGLRTRAEVCQSCLEKKGWYYDGVVLEDTNGDRFPSIWYTGNYLNFFPPKFLVARKTIKDVIAKRSRIRMALATFNYPSGWTLQKEFNPSCQMEFNTTSNFDSNRAAFVSAVNAVTSFQGGTPLAMSLFDVGRYYHSPALPWFGQSWEKSSSSYESSSNANQYSICYLCQTSSVVLLTDGEPSPGSGLTPNDGDRLPTGSTTLADTTSGKYAGATSTGIQGIASTDCPQCANFSGENAWKDNLAKVAWYMHNMDLRDNAESTWDCKKNGGKQVLDTYTVGFATRQLPDARTILHAAAEAGGGKFVPAENPQTLAEGLTYILEKINERATSFSVATVSTLQTTSGRAVIVPRFEPKNGSSRWRGHVLRFDLYSEFVNACDAKLDGTGTGDLDCDGSCTSVFLQDKSTTTSQSGDFITEDGAGNFVKSDPGTTPVCSQAPKCASVAGKSCSVASSAPANPWWDAGALLAGTGTSQKWKSRRVYTVVDDTGDGKIDGSDRVIRLQADDTAASAIMPYLGLGGGTVCNALATEFQNAGASTFAASVQGSTVEARTACTKAFIRLVLGADLFNSMKRGAYPPSSMDDLWDRDWMLGDVFHSSPVVVDPPLPRDGVICPNGLSNQCLQSLWDTPTKNGKDAYDGYSKSTAYKDRAKLVLVGANDGLLHAFHAGAWHGNPTPGVHNGTADDPSTTAVDESLPPFNGYYDRGTGEELWAFLPPDMLAKLRLLIEPKHQFFVDGTAMVRDVWVDGTGNSLGTGIRNDVKEAGEYHTVAVVGERRGGTHYFALDVTDASGSTDVPEFLWIYPQPNDPETLEFAESYDDFLPRAPPIGPVRLEADAATGAATSDTPRMSVGTGEVAYHERWVVFLNGGFDPQYVRGRGVHMVDVWTGKEVFDFSYDATHAVKQYLRFPVPAVVGMVGWGGGARRASGETNDYFFDTATFGDAGGQLWALRFHRPGKLGTSGKVENWYGGRIFQMGTQNQDCRFCGGQPFFYMTANIPLPSNGAYRVFAGTGDRYNLLDKDGGTCGPDNVRACVLRGCKVEMPLEATATDPMGGNLFESYGLGGIKRGLSHSTCGTSTNVLTASGSEGSGPACAAAGATVVSARAQIKIWCPQPSSTTAVPTTEKKMTASCTFNADGYDCRPGIESRGAEIALDGQISRGNFFYSLLVFDETGPRAPFDSATTAAAYDGARLWLNQTGVDASYGFSGSATSGLVTISATATNPSPLADASSPGWAIYYNQGPTVEADGYTYNVYWADERTSSGTSTLGDIYWNTVQRATGTIDATSCVHGSEKPVSKCGTTEARRIATKYGANIETGGLPSRFKDADGNVVRSVKAALLVPTQADQPTVFVNQAGQIAVGLTAVNPERGATNVGMTDPIDPTMDFGFMEVSEPLHACRHAATSDAATCE, encoded by the coding sequence ATGCGCATTCGCAAGCCCCTCGCGTTCGTCCTCCGCGCCGCCGGCCTGGCGGCGGTGATGCTGCTGCTCACGCCCGGCGACACCCGCTCGCAGACCACCTGCGGCGACGACGCCGCGCGCAACCTGATGGTCTCGAGCCTGATGGACACCTGGCTCAACCCGCCCGCCGGCGAGGACCAGCAGTTCATCACCCGGGAGGACACCACCTTCCCGAACATCATGTTCCTGCTGGACACCTCCGGCTCGATGCAGCGGCTGCCGCCGGATGGCCCCGCCTCCCTCGGCGGCTCGAGCCAGGCCTGCACGGCGGACTCGCAGTGCCCGGCGCGGTACACGTGCGCGAGCGGCCACTGCGCGCCCGCGCTGCCGGCCGGCGCCCTCGTCGACGACCCGGCCAGCACCACCCAGCAGACCGCCGCGTTCGCCTCGGCGCGCGTGGTGGGGTGCGACGACGACCCGGTGTTCAATGCCACGCCGAACGTGGGTGACAACCCCATGCTGGCGTCGATCCCCGCGCGGCGCTTCTACACGCCGTGCGGCAGCGCCGCGACGGTGGCGATCGGCAGCGGGTACGCCGGCCACGCCAGCGTGGTCACGGGTGGCGTGGACTACGCGCGCGAGTACATCAACTGTCCGTACTACACCTCGTCCAACAACCAGCAGACCGGCGGCCTCGGCTTCGACCCGGACTTCTACTCGCAGTCGCCGAGCGGTACCGAGACCACCGCGAACGGCAAGCCGGCGTTCTTCGGCCGGGATCTCGTGTTCCACGACGCCAACTACGTCCCGGTGGTCACGGGCGAGTGGACCTACGAGAACAACAACCTGGCCTTCAAGACCAACTTCGGCAACGGCTGGACCGACAACGCGGTCTTCCCGGCCCGGCGGACCAACAACGACCCCGCGACCATCGCGGAGTTCTGCGCCACGCAGGGGACCACGCTCCAGGGCCTGCGCACCCGCGCCGAGGTCTGCCAGTCCTGCCTCGAGAAGAAGGGCTGGTACTACGACGGCGTCGTCCTCGAGGACACGAACGGCGATCGGTTCCCGTCCATCTGGTACACGGGCAACTACCTCAACTTCTTCCCGCCCAAGTTCCTGGTGGCGCGCAAGACCATCAAGGACGTCATCGCGAAGCGCAGCCGGATCCGCATGGCGCTCGCGACCTTCAACTACCCGAGCGGCTGGACGCTGCAGAAGGAGTTCAACCCGAGCTGCCAGATGGAGTTCAACACGACCTCCAACTTCGACAGCAACCGGGCCGCCTTCGTCAGCGCGGTGAACGCGGTCACCAGCTTCCAGGGCGGCACGCCGCTCGCCATGTCGCTGTTCGACGTGGGCCGCTACTACCACTCCCCGGCCCTGCCGTGGTTCGGGCAGAGCTGGGAGAAGAGCAGCTCGTCGTACGAGTCCTCGTCGAACGCGAACCAGTACTCGATCTGCTACCTGTGCCAGACCTCGTCGGTGGTCCTGCTCACCGACGGCGAGCCGTCGCCCGGGAGCGGCCTGACGCCGAACGACGGCGACCGGCTCCCGACGGGCAGCACCACGCTCGCGGACACCACCAGCGGCAAGTACGCCGGCGCGACCTCCACGGGCATCCAGGGCATCGCCTCGACGGACTGCCCTCAGTGCGCGAACTTCAGCGGCGAGAACGCCTGGAAGGACAACCTCGCGAAGGTCGCCTGGTACATGCACAACATGGACCTGCGCGACAACGCCGAGAGCACCTGGGACTGCAAGAAGAACGGCGGGAAGCAGGTCCTCGACACGTACACGGTCGGCTTCGCCACCCGGCAGCTCCCGGACGCAAGGACCATCCTCCACGCCGCGGCGGAGGCGGGCGGAGGCAAGTTCGTCCCGGCCGAGAACCCGCAGACGCTCGCCGAGGGGCTCACCTACATCCTCGAGAAGATCAACGAGCGCGCCACCTCCTTCTCGGTCGCCACGGTCTCCACCCTCCAGACCACCTCGGGTCGCGCGGTGATCGTCCCCCGGTTCGAGCCGAAGAACGGGTCCAGCCGCTGGCGCGGCCACGTGCTCCGCTTCGACCTCTACAGCGAGTTCGTGAACGCCTGCGACGCGAAGCTCGACGGCACCGGGACCGGTGACCTCGACTGCGACGGCTCGTGCACGAGCGTGTTCCTCCAGGACAAGTCCACGACCACCAGCCAGTCCGGCGACTTCATCACCGAGGACGGCGCCGGCAACTTCGTGAAGTCCGACCCTGGCACCACGCCGGTGTGCTCGCAGGCCCCGAAGTGCGCGAGCGTGGCCGGAAAGAGCTGCTCCGTGGCGAGCAGCGCGCCCGCCAACCCTTGGTGGGACGCCGGCGCGCTGCTCGCCGGCACCGGCACGTCCCAGAAGTGGAAGTCGCGGCGCGTCTACACCGTGGTGGACGACACCGGCGACGGCAAGATCGACGGGAGCGATCGCGTCATCCGGCTCCAGGCGGACGATACGGCCGCCAGCGCGATCATGCCGTACCTCGGCCTGGGCGGCGGGACGGTGTGCAACGCGCTCGCGACGGAGTTCCAGAACGCCGGCGCCTCGACGTTCGCCGCGAGCGTCCAGGGCTCGACCGTCGAGGCGCGCACGGCCTGCACCAAGGCCTTCATCCGCCTGGTGCTCGGCGCCGACCTCTTCAACTCGATGAAGCGCGGCGCGTACCCGCCGTCGTCCATGGACGACCTGTGGGACCGCGACTGGATGCTCGGCGACGTCTTCCACTCCTCGCCGGTGGTGGTCGATCCGCCGCTCCCCCGCGACGGCGTCATCTGCCCGAACGGCCTCTCCAACCAGTGCCTGCAGTCGCTCTGGGACACGCCCACGAAGAACGGGAAGGACGCCTACGACGGCTACTCCAAGAGCACGGCCTACAAGGACAGGGCCAAGCTCGTGCTGGTGGGCGCCAACGACGGCCTCCTGCACGCGTTCCACGCGGGCGCGTGGCACGGAAACCCGACCCCCGGCGTGCACAACGGGACCGCCGACGACCCGTCCACCACCGCGGTGGACGAGTCCTTGCCGCCGTTCAACGGCTACTACGACCGCGGCACCGGCGAGGAGCTCTGGGCCTTCCTGCCGCCCGACATGCTCGCGAAGCTGCGCCTGCTCATCGAGCCGAAGCACCAGTTCTTCGTGGACGGCACCGCCATGGTGCGCGACGTCTGGGTCGACGGCACCGGCAACTCGCTTGGGACCGGGATCCGGAACGACGTCAAGGAGGCGGGCGAGTACCACACGGTGGCGGTGGTCGGCGAGCGGCGCGGCGGCACGCACTACTTCGCGCTCGACGTGACCGACGCGAGCGGGAGCACGGACGTGCCCGAGTTCCTCTGGATCTACCCGCAGCCGAACGATCCGGAGACGCTGGAGTTCGCCGAGAGCTACGACGACTTCCTGCCGCGCGCCCCGCCCATCGGCCCGGTGCGGCTCGAGGCCGACGCCGCCACCGGCGCCGCCACCAGCGACACCCCCAGGATGAGCGTGGGCACCGGCGAGGTGGCCTACCACGAGCGCTGGGTCGTGTTCCTGAACGGCGGCTTCGACCCGCAGTACGTCCGCGGCCGCGGCGTCCACATGGTGGACGTCTGGACCGGCAAGGAGGTCTTCGACTTCTCGTACGACGCGACCCACGCGGTGAAGCAGTACCTCCGCTTCCCGGTCCCGGCGGTGGTGGGCATGGTCGGCTGGGGCGGTGGCGCCCGGCGCGCGTCCGGCGAGACCAACGACTACTTCTTCGACACCGCCACGTTCGGCGACGCCGGCGGCCAGCTCTGGGCGCTGCGCTTCCACCGCCCAGGCAAGCTCGGCACGAGCGGAAAGGTCGAGAACTGGTACGGCGGGCGCATCTTCCAGATGGGCACGCAGAACCAGGACTGCCGGTTCTGCGGCGGCCAGCCGTTCTTCTACATGACCGCCAACATCCCGCTGCCGTCGAACGGCGCCTACCGCGTCTTCGCGGGCACGGGCGACCGCTACAACCTGCTCGACAAGGACGGCGGCACCTGCGGACCGGACAACGTCCGCGCGTGCGTCCTGCGCGGCTGCAAGGTCGAGATGCCGCTGGAGGCGACGGCGACCGATCCCATGGGCGGCAACCTCTTCGAGAGCTACGGCCTCGGCGGGATCAAGCGAGGGCTCTCGCACTCGACCTGCGGCACGAGCACCAACGTCCTCACCGCGAGCGGCAGCGAGGGCTCGGGCCCCGCCTGCGCCGCCGCGGGCGCGACGGTGGTGAGCGCGCGGGCCCAGATCAAGATCTGGTGCCCGCAGCCGAGCAGCACGACGGCGGTGCCGACCACCGAGAAGAAGATGACCGCGAGCTGCACGTTCAACGCGGACGGCTACGACTGCCGGCCCGGGATCGAGAGCCGCGGCGCCGAGATCGCCCTCGACGGCCAGATCAGCCGGGGCAACTTCTTCTACTCGCTGCTCGTGTTCGACGAGACGGGCCCGCGCGCGCCGTTCGACAGCGCGACCACCGCGGCGGCGTACGACGGCGCGCGCCTGTGGCTCAACCAGACCGGCGTCGATGCGTCCTACGGCTTCTCCGGATCGGCGACCAGCGGGCTCGTCACCATCTCCGCCACGGCGACGAACCCGAGCCCGCTCGCGGACGCGAGCTCGCCCGGCTGGGCGATCTACTACAACCAGGGGCCGACGGTGGAGGCCGACGGCTACACGTACAACGTGTACTGGGCCGACGAGCGGACCTCGTCGGGCACGTCCACCCTCGGCGACATCTACTGGAACACGGTGCAGCGCGCGACCGGCACCATCGACGCCACGTCCTGCGTGCACGGCTCGGAGAAGCCGGTCTCGAAGTGCGGCACCACCGAGGCGCGGCGGATCGCCACCAAGTACGGCGCCAACATCGAGACCGGCGGGCTGCCGTCGCGGTTCAAGGACGCGGACGGCAACGTGGTCCGCTCGGTCAAGGCGGCGTTGCTCGTGCCGACCCAGGCCGACCAGCCGACGGTGTTCGTGAACCAGGCCGGCCAGATCGCGGTGGGCCTCACCGCGGTGAACCCGGAGCGCGGCGCGACGAACGTCGGCATGACGGACCCGATCGATCCGACGATGGACTTCGGGTTCATGGAGGTGAGCGAGCCCTTGCACGCCTGCCGGCACGCGGCCACCTCCGACGCCGCCACCTGCGAGTGA
- a CDS encoding pilus assembly PilX family protein codes for MSLSRPLPRRASGSTLILTVILLMVLAVIGVAAVSLGSQERINASGKTQRDQLYACAAAARLQIWAELARYGRGYLESGNVAGSVTLPDGTVLTAPSHYDSDPDVTVSSVVLKNTVTTASTPTATDLTNSFNFMQGLNTATGYTVVAKCKDRRGRPLEVEFVTAIIL; via the coding sequence ATGTCCCTCTCACGTCCCCTGCCACGCCGCGCGAGCGGCTCCACCCTCATCCTCACCGTGATCCTGCTGATGGTGCTGGCGGTGATCGGCGTGGCCGCGGTCTCCCTCGGCTCGCAGGAGCGGATCAACGCATCGGGCAAGACCCAGCGCGACCAGCTCTACGCGTGCGCGGCCGCGGCGCGCCTGCAGATCTGGGCGGAGCTGGCCCGATACGGCCGCGGGTACCTGGAGTCGGGCAACGTGGCCGGCTCGGTGACCCTGCCCGACGGGACCGTGCTCACCGCGCCCTCGCACTACGACAGCGACCCGGACGTCACCGTCAGCTCGGTGGTGCTCAAGAACACGGTGACGACGGCGTCCACTCCGACGGCCACCGACCTCACCAACTCCTTCAACTTCATGCAGGGCCTGAACACCGCGACCGGCTACACGGTGGTCGCGAAGTGCAAGGACCGGCGCGGCCGTCCGCTCGAGGTCGAGTTCGTGACGGCCATCATCCTGTAG
- a CDS encoding PilW family protein: MTRSRRGFTLIEIMIATGVAAIVLTAVIAASSSQQRAFFGGQKQRATQGNARAALLYLEQKLPLAGWGLDGSLALDFQFYAPGFCPADMTCPVGRDSVGDADELVFYARDPAYWVPPEGHAGALRGNAWTFVALPDAAHATLEARAGDDFLRGQILQVVCPGELRYAYFTVKSRKPVTSAGNVDVELEDVVLTDPFRRQDVAASMAGCRTFLVNRYRFHVRPVARADGSYDPYLVLDRGLDLTGAADGSPDGAVDEKDEVILAEGIEAFQVAYVFANPAIAPAGAEAGTAITFGEANDDQSVLADGAIIPTKFSGSATATTKAAYTPSSFYSYRYSDPIRQTKHQANIRAVRLALVARSPEPDPSARATFVVDSSFALLNQSGAPDWVTGAPKIASGTDGFQRTRVEAVVNLPNMTVRSITGF; this comes from the coding sequence ATGACCCGCTCCCGCCGTGGCTTCACGCTCATCGAGATCATGATCGCGACCGGCGTCGCCGCCATCGTGCTGACCGCCGTGATCGCCGCCTCCAGCTCGCAGCAGCGCGCCTTCTTCGGCGGCCAGAAGCAGCGCGCCACCCAGGGGAACGCGCGCGCGGCGCTGCTCTACCTCGAGCAGAAGCTCCCGCTCGCCGGCTGGGGGCTGGACGGCTCCCTCGCGCTCGACTTCCAGTTCTACGCACCCGGCTTCTGCCCCGCGGACATGACGTGCCCGGTGGGCCGGGACAGCGTCGGCGACGCGGACGAGCTGGTGTTCTACGCCCGCGACCCGGCGTACTGGGTTCCGCCGGAGGGGCACGCGGGCGCGCTGCGCGGGAACGCCTGGACCTTCGTGGCGCTGCCCGACGCCGCGCACGCGACGCTGGAGGCCCGCGCCGGCGACGACTTCCTCAGGGGCCAGATCCTCCAGGTCGTCTGCCCCGGCGAGCTCCGGTACGCGTACTTCACCGTGAAGAGCCGCAAGCCGGTCACGTCGGCCGGAAACGTGGACGTGGAGCTCGAGGACGTGGTCCTGACCGATCCGTTCCGCCGCCAGGACGTCGCCGCGAGCATGGCCGGCTGCCGCACCTTCCTGGTGAACCGCTACCGGTTCCACGTCCGCCCGGTGGCTCGCGCCGACGGCAGCTACGACCCCTACCTGGTGCTGGATCGCGGCCTGGACCTGACCGGTGCCGCGGACGGCTCCCCGGACGGCGCGGTGGACGAGAAGGACGAGGTGATCCTCGCCGAGGGCATCGAGGCGTTCCAGGTGGCCTACGTGTTCGCCAACCCGGCCATCGCGCCCGCCGGCGCGGAGGCCGGGACGGCCATCACGTTCGGCGAGGCGAACGACGATCAGAGCGTGCTCGCCGACGGTGCGATCATCCCGACGAAGTTCAGCGGATCGGCAACCGCCACGACCAAGGCCGCGTACACGCCCTCCAGCTTCTACTCGTACCGGTACTCGGATCCGATCCGCCAGACCAAGCACCAGGCCAACATCCGGGCGGTGCGGCTCGCCCTGGTCGCGCGCTCGCCGGAGCCCGATCCCTCGGCCCGCGCGACGTTCGTGGTGGACTCGTCCTTCGCCCTGCTGAACCAGTCCGGTGCGCCGGACTGGGTGACGGGCGCGCCGAAGATCGCGAGCGGCACCGACGGCTTCCAGCGCACGCGGGTCGAGGCCGTGGTGAACCTTCCCAACATGACCGTTCGTTCCATCACCGGGTTCTAG
- a CDS encoding prepilin-type N-terminal cleavage/methylation domain-containing protein, translated as MDRRRHGFTLVEAAIVIAVIAALAALAGSSFAAAKRNANAASAAFDLGLRLQALKTQALNEQRELVAVLTNAADGTGEGCGFFSEQNCVRLFVLEPEAGWSLAGFDPASPASQAAVVDTVALPQGQFFDLGQAGVAADAPFDQVKVFDPAVTTDGRLAIRFGANGEVRPVYAGASHPYLGGVALALATSAELGAGHRRRVVVSFPTGILKTATYQGTP; from the coding sequence ATGGACCGGAGACGCCACGGCTTCACGCTCGTCGAGGCGGCGATCGTCATCGCCGTCATCGCCGCGCTCGCTGCGCTCGCGGGCTCGTCGTTCGCCGCCGCCAAGCGCAATGCGAACGCCGCCTCGGCGGCGTTCGACCTCGGCCTGCGCCTCCAGGCGCTGAAGACCCAGGCGCTCAACGAGCAGCGGGAGCTGGTGGCCGTCCTGACCAACGCGGCCGATGGCACGGGCGAGGGCTGTGGGTTCTTCTCCGAGCAGAACTGCGTCCGGCTGTTCGTGCTCGAGCCCGAGGCCGGCTGGTCGCTCGCCGGCTTCGATCCCGCGAGCCCCGCCAGCCAGGCGGCCGTGGTCGATACGGTCGCGCTGCCGCAGGGGCAGTTCTTCGATCTCGGGCAGGCCGGCGTGGCGGCCGACGCGCCGTTCGACCAGGTGAAGGTCTTCGACCCGGCCGTCACCACCGACGGCCGCCTGGCGATCCGGTTCGGCGCCAACGGCGAGGTCCGGCCGGTGTACGCAGGCGCCTCGCACCCCTACCTCGGTGGGGTTGCGTTGGCCCTCGCGACCTCCGCCGAGCTGGGCGCCGGTCACCGGCGGCGGGTGGTGGTGTCCTTCCCGACCGGCATCCTCAAGACCGCGACGTACCAGGGGACGCCATGA